A genomic region of Elaeis guineensis isolate ETL-2024a chromosome 9, EG11, whole genome shotgun sequence contains the following coding sequences:
- the LOC105051087 gene encoding vacuolar protein sorting-associated protein 60.1, with product MRRVFGASKKKDPPPTVQDATDRINKRGDTVDEKIKKLDAELARYKEQIKKTRPGPAQEAVKARAMRVLKQKRMYEGQRDMLYNQTFNLDQVSFAAEGIKDAQQTMSALKSANKELKGMMKTVKIQDIDSMQDEMMDLMDMSTEIQESLGRSYNVPDDIDEDELMGELDALEADMGAETESDAVPSYLQPDKESDLDAELSLPAAPTGHAAVPPNRQNPQVEDELGLPAVPRASLRD from the exons ATGAGGAGGGTTTTCGGTGCGTCGAAGAAGAAGGATCCCCCTCCGACGGTCCAGGATGCGACTGATAGG ATAAATAAAAGAGGTGATACagttgatgaaaaaatcaaaaagcttGATGCTGAACTGGCTAGATACAAAGAACAGATTAAGAAGACTCGACCTGGTCCTGCTCAGGAAGCTGTTAAAGCTCGTGCCATGAGGGTTCTGAAGCAAAAGAGGAT GTACGAAGGACAGCGTGACATGTTATATAACCAGACATTTAACCTTGACCAAGTTTCTTTTGCTGCGGAGGGAATTAAAGATGCTCAGCAAACT atgtcAGCACTGAAGTCTGCAAATAAGGAGTTGAAAGGAATGATGAAAACTGTGAAAATTCAAGACATAGAT AGTATGCAAGATGAGATGATGGATCTAATGGATATGAGTACAGAAATACAAGAATCTCTTGGTAGAAGCTACAACGTCCCTGATGACATTGATGAGGACGAACTTATGGGCG AGCTAGATGCTTTGGAAGCTGATATGGGAGCAGAGACTGAATCTGATGCAGTCCCTTCTTATCTTCAACCAGATAAGGAATCTGATCTGGATGCAGAACTTAGCCTGCCTGCAGCGCCAACTGGCCATGCAGCAGTGCCACCCAACAGACAGAACCCCCAG GTGGAGGATGAATTGGGCTTACCCGCTGTGCCTCGAGCATCTTTAAGGGACTAG
- the LOC105051086 gene encoding uncharacterized protein, which produces MSISPTDDAHRSASPSRALPENPTFSDHGFPPDPRRPPGLETEVFSTDSRGGSAQISTTDASNRARGESSESAVSVSGDSCDASSKVIGFRVLDTEEVSCAQNDGTILECQPAGREGTTTHFRPDQFGPAQINGRSSGSDHLAAGTVGTQGSTAHSAARRNQVVSANHLLNFYYDPISRPQPRLPPPRRQQKIKPYNKDLFLQANYKFVVLDTGCYEVELTDPDKMLRWEDVICVRFSTPIPVQCPICLESPLCPQITSCGHIYCFPCILRYLLMGEEDHRGECWKKCPLCFMMISTKDLYTILVENVKQFQAGDHAYFTLLTRPKYSLVPILKNQQIEGTMPCSSDGICDSFSKFVLTSDVELSVREAKSDLNNWLHKADCGLVDDLEILPYVCAALEHLEDRMKNWMERITYNGSPSLRNSASPAHNLKIRHNKAQPQAFNTSSDIDKLDAWESTGRSITLEHGITESSVKSGADSSPFPLAAVPEAFENSEKVMLSYIDGKALHQTSSSCRGAKQKESYTFYQAIDGQHLILHPLNMKCLLNHYGSYDMLPPRLSGKILELETVTQTEAMRKRYRYLSHFSLTTTFQLCEIDLSDILPPGSLAPFMDELKKREKQRKQLARKEQEERLKAEAASLHASLITHDKGRYSPKDVTFSSDDFEALGSCSAPSTSPPVAGERKLFSDVTRLGFAAAHDSPSLRAEERTDSSGHMERMGEASSIQGPRTAATLSFANIISSARITESPEAQKTNGFGKKGKKPTKVLMSNAGGRRY; this is translated from the exons ATGTCCATCTCCCCCACCGACGACGCCCATCGATCCGCTTCTCCGTCGCGTGCGCTCCCCGAAAACCCTACCTTCTCCGACCATGGCTTCCCTCCCGACCCTCGCCGCCCTCCCGGGCTCGAGACGGAGGTCTTCTCTACCGATAGCCGCGGCGGATCGGCCCAGATCTCCACCACGGATGCGTCCAACCGCGCTCGTGGCGAGAGTTCCG AATCAGCGGTTTCAGTATCTGGAGACTCCTGTGATGCATCCAGTAAG GTGATTGGATTTAGAGTGCTGGATACCGAGGAAGTTTCATGTGCTCAAAATGATGGCACCATTTTGGAATGCCAGCCAGCTGGGAGAGAAGGGACAACAACTCATTTTAGGCCTGATCAATTTGGACCTGCTCAAATCAATGGGAGGTCATCTGGTTCTGATCATCTGGCTGCAGGTACTGTTGGTACTCAAGGTAGCACTGCCCATTCAGCTGCAAGAAGAAACCAGGTGGTGAGTGCTAATCATTTGCTAAATTTCTACTATGATCCAATTTCCCGCCCGCAGCCTCGACTTCCTCCTCCAAGAAGGCAACAAAAGATAAAACCGTACAACAAAGACTTATTTCTTCAAGCAAATTACAAATTTGTTGTGTTAGATACAGGATGTTATGAAGTTGAATTGACGGACCCAGATAAAATGCTCCGTTGGGAAGATGTCATTTGTGTAAGATTCTCTACCCCGATACCGGTACAATGCCCGATTTGCTTGGAAAGTCCCCTTTGCCCCCAAATAACATCATGTGGCCATATATATTGTTTTCCCTGCATTCTGCGCTATTTGCTGATGGGAGAGGAGGATCACAGAGGTGAATGCTGGAAAAAATGTCCCCTATGCTTTATGATGATATCCACAAAAGACTTGTATACAATCCTTGTTGAAAATGTGAAGCAATTTCAAGCTGGTGATCATGCTTATTTTACCCTTTTAACTCGGCCAAAATATTCACTAGTTCCCATACTGAAAAATCAGCAAATAGAAGGTACTATGCCATGCAGCAGCGATGGCATTTGTGACTCGTTTTCTAAGTTTGTTTTGACTTCGGATGTGGAGTTGTCTGTGCGGGAAGCAAAATCAGATCTCAATAATTGGCTACATAAAGCAGATTGTGGTCTTGTTGATGACTTGGAAATCCTCCCTTATGTCTGTGCAGCTTTGGAACACCTAGAGGACAGAATGAAAAATTGGATGGAGCGTATAACTTATAATGGCagtccttcactaaggaactctgcCTCTCCCGCCCATAATCTGAAGATTAGACATAATAAGGCACAGCCTCAAGCATTTAATACAAGTTCTGACATTGACAAGTTAGATGCATGGGAATCAACAGGTAGAAGTATCACTCTAGAACATGGGATAACTGAGTCATCTGTAAAATCAGGTGCTGACAGTTCTCCTTTCCCACTTGCTGCTGTACCTGAAGCATTTGAGAATTCTGAGAAAGTGATGCTATCATATATTGATGGGAAAGCTTTACATCAAACTTCAAGTAGCTGCAGGGGTGCAAAGCAAAAGGAGTCGTACACTTTCTATCAG GCAATTGATGGTCAACACCTTATTCTGCATCCATTAAACATGAAGTGTCTTTTGAACCACTATGGAAGCTACGATATGCTTCCACCAAG ACTCAGTGGAAAAATTTTAGAGCTGGAGACGGTTACACAGACAGAAGCCATGAGAAAGCGCTACCGCTACTTGAGTCACTTCTCTTTAACAACAACATTCCAG CTCTGTGAAATTGATCTGAGTGACATCCTGCCTCCCGGATCCTTGGCACCATTCATGGATGAATTAAAGAAGCGTGAAAAACAGAGGAAGCAACTTGCTAGGAAG GAGCAAGAAGAGAGACTGAAGGCTGAGGCTGCTTCCTTGCATGCAAGTCTGATAACACATGATAAGGGGCGGTATTCTCCGAAGGATGTCACATTTTCATCAGATGACTTTGAAG CACTAGGAAGCTGCAGTGCACCATCCACTAGTCCTCCGGTCGCTGGTGAAAGAAAACTGTTCTCAGATGTGACACGCCTTGGTTTTGCTGCTGCACATGATTCACCTTCTTTGAGAGCTGAAGAACGGACTGATTCTTCAGGACACATGGAAAGGATGGGCGAAGCTTCTAGCATTCAAG GTCCTCGGACTGCTGCGACATTGTCATTTGCCAACATCATATCCTCTGCCAGAATCACCGAGAGCCCTGAGGCTCAGAAGACGAATGGATttggaaagaaagggaagaaacccACCAAGGTACTCATGTCTAATGCTGGTGGCCGTCGTTATTGA